The DNA sequence TGAATAGCACCATCAACTCCACCGCCACCTAAAAGAGAATTATTAGCAGCATTTACAATTGCCTGGACACCTGTAATTTTTGTAATATCACCTTTTACTGTCTTTATTAAATACATCTTATCATCTACCTGCCCTTATTCTTTTTAAATAGTCTCATAAGATTCTCCTTATCTTGCTAAAACCTTCGAAACCAATTTTTCAAAAGACTGTGTAAATTTTTCATCATCCTCATCTGTTCTTTTTCTAGGTCCTTTTATATGGTTCTTTTGAGAGCCCCTTCTTGCCTTCTTATTCAAATGTCTTTCCATTAACATCTGGTCTATATTGTCATTCGTGTACCACTTGCCCGATTGATGAATTGCATACTGTCTACGCTCCGCTTCGGTCGGCTCAAAGCCAAGGTCCACTGGACCTTGTGAGCCCTTTCCCAAGTGCCATTGCTGCTACTCCATAATCCTGAGTAACAACGATGTCTCCTTTATGACAAATACTGATTAATTTATAATCAACTGCGTCTGCTCCTGCACCAACCACAATGACTTCACTGTAATCGGAACTCAAAATGTGATTCGTATCGCAGAGTAATGTTACGGCAATTCCATATTTTTCTGCCACTTCTTCAACAATACGAACCACAGGACATGCGTCTGCATCTACAAAAATCTGCATATAACCATTCCTTTTTATTATTCCATTATATAATATCACATGTCACATTATCGTGACATATAATATTTTTTTAATCCGTTTTTTTAATCAACTAATATTCTATTATCTATAAATTATCATCTGTTCCGCAAATACCCCATATCCCCTAGCTGCATCTTGAACAAATACATGTGTCACAGCACCTATCATCTTCCCATTCTGAATAATTGGACTGCCACTCATTCCCTGCACAATCCCTCCCGTCAACTCCAACAGTTCCGGGTCTGTCACCTCAAAAAGAATTCCTTTATTCAGGTTACTGCCACTATAATCCATCCCTATAATCTCAATGTCATACTCTTTCCTTTCTCCGGATAAATAAGAAACAATTTTGGCCGGTCCCTCCTGTACTTCCTGCTTCATACCAATGGCGCAATATTCTACTCCCTGTAACTGTTCCGGCATTCGCTCCAGTTTTCCGTAAATTCCAACCTCCGTATTTTCCTCTACCGTTCCAAGCTTAAACTGATCCAAATAAGTAATAATCCCTGATACTTCCCCCGGCTTTCCCTTTTCTCCCTTAGTAATTCCTGCTATTTTTGCTTCATATAAAGTTCCTTCTGACATAAGAACTTTAGTTCCTGTATCCATATCGCTTACCTGATGACCTAATGCTCCATAATTTCCGGCACTGTCACAAAAAGTGAGCGTTCCTACACCTGCCAGATCATCTCTAATCCAGATACCCAACTTATATTCATTTCCCCCTGTTTTTACCGGCTCTACTTTTAATTCAATGTACTCTCCATCCCTCAATATTCCAAGCACCACTGACTTTCCTTCACACCCATTAATAGCCTCAATTACATTTTCCTTTGTCTTTACTACCTGTTCATTTATGGTTTTAATATAATCTCCACTTTTCACAATATTGGCTGCCGGTTCGTAATTCATTCCATCCGTTCCTGTTACTGCCCCTGTTCCGATAATCAGCACTCCTTCTGTTTTTACATAAATTCCTACGGGTATTCCGCATGGAACTACACTTTCCTCTTCAATAACCTCTACCGCAACTTCCTTTACCTCAAATATTCCAAAAAGTCGACACACGATAGAATAACTACCACGGTTATCAGATTTCATAGAAAAATCCTTATTCAAGTCTACATGGATTTCTTTTCGTTCTATTGCAGGTGACTGGTTTCCAAATACCTCTAATCCTTCCGCTTCCACTACTCCAGTCATTGGAACATGAAAATTGAAGTTTTCCTCTTCTCCCTGTACCATCCATATTTTATCCGGGACAGACTCCTTCATAATAAAAAAAGAAAACACCAGCAAAAGTCCAAAGCCTCCTAGTATGCTTGTTCTTGCAATCCACTTTTGTATTTTCATGTTTCCACATCCCTTCTTGTTATTCCAATTATATAGAAAAAGGATTTCAGTACTTAACTGAAATCCTTTTTCTAGTATATGAAGTTCTTTCATTTTTAACTCTGGGATTTTTTAACTGATTTCGCCAGTTCTTTCATCTCTCTTGCACTTTCTAAAACAGTATCTGTTACTTTTACACCACCAAGCATTCTTGCCAGTTCTTCTATTGTCTCTTTTTCCTCTAAGCAAACAATATTGGAAACTGTTGACTGATTTACCACATTTTTACTAATTAAAAAATGCTGATCTGCCATAGCTGCAATCTGAGGCAGATGAGTAATACAAATAACCTGATGATTCTTTCCAATCACATTCATTTTCTCTGCTACCATCTGAGCAGTACGTCCACTGATACCGGAATCAATCTCATCAAAAATCAATGTTTCAATCTGATCGCTCTCCGCTAAAACAGTTTTTATTGCCAACATGATACGGCTTAATTCACCGCCGGATGCTACCTTTCCTAAAGGTTTTACCGGTTCTCCCGGATTAGTGGAAATCAAAAACTCTGCATCGTCTGTCCCGTTCGCAGTATAAGAAGATGTGTCCTGAAATGCCATGGTAAATTCCACATCCAGGAAATTCAAATCAATCAATGCTTCTTTTACCTGCTTTGTTAATTCTTTCGCATAACGCTTTCGGATTGCTGATACCTCCTGACAAATTTCCTGTAGTACCTTTTCTGCCTTCTTTTCCCGCTGTGCCAGTTCCTCCAGATAATGCTCATAATCCTTCAGTTGCTGATAGCGCTGTTCTTTTTCCTCTTTTGCCGCTAACACTGCCTCAATGGTTCCACCAAATTTGTCCTTTAAATGATTAACCTCATCCAAACGTTTCTCCGTCTCATAGAAGGTTTCTTCATCAAACTCTCCGTCTGAAATATACGCTGCCAGCTCCCGGTTAAAATCATTCAACAGGCTGTCTATTTCTCCAATCTGTTCTGCAAGCTGTTCCAAGTCACTGTCATATTCCACTACAGATGTAAGTTCCCGCAATGC is a window from the Roseburia sp. 499 genome containing:
- the spoIVB gene encoding SpoIVB peptidase, with product MKIQKWIARTSILGGFGLLLVFSFFIMKESVPDKIWMVQGEEENFNFHVPMTGVVEAEGLEVFGNQSPAIERKEIHVDLNKDFSMKSDNRGSYSIVCRLFGIFEVKEVAVEVIEEESVVPCGIPVGIYVKTEGVLIIGTGAVTGTDGMNYEPAANIVKSGDYIKTINEQVVKTKENVIEAINGCEGKSVVLGILRDGEYIELKVEPVKTGGNEYKLGIWIRDDLAGVGTLTFCDSAGNYGALGHQVSDMDTGTKVLMSEGTLYEAKIAGITKGEKGKPGEVSGIITYLDQFKLGTVEENTEVGIYGKLERMPEQLQGVEYCAIGMKQEVQEGPAKIVSYLSGERKEYDIEIIGMDYSGSNLNKGILFEVTDPELLELTGGIVQGMSGSPIIQNGKMIGAVTHVFVQDAARGYGVFAEQMIIYR
- the recN gene encoding DNA repair protein RecN, which produces MLVSLHVKNLALIEEAEVEFGPGLNILSGETGAGKSIIIGSINLALGEKVPKEMLRENAEYALVELIFRVENQEQLNVLKEMDIFPENGEIIMSRKITASRSVGKINSETVSASCMKAVAALLIDIHGQHEHQSLLQKKKHLEILDEYAKDELKEKKEELKLRYQEYQKILEEKKEAVTDDAQRERELSFLEYEINEVEEAQLIPGEDETLESAYRKMANSRKIMEAANAAHNMTSGDGNATDQIGRALRELTSVVEYDSDLEQLAEQIGEIDSLLNDFNRELAAYISDGEFDEETFYETEKRLDEVNHLKDKFGGTIEAVLAAKEEKEQRYQQLKDYEHYLEELAQREKKAEKVLQEICQEVSAIRKRYAKELTKQVKEALIDLNFLDVEFTMAFQDTSSYTANGTDDAEFLISTNPGEPVKPLGKVASGGELSRIMLAIKTVLAESDQIETLIFDEIDSGISGRTAQMVAEKMNVIGKNHQVICITHLPQIAAMADQHFLISKNVVNQSTVSNIVCLEEKETIEELARMLGGVKVTDTVLESAREMKELAKSVKKSQS